The stretch of DNA TCACCTTGCCACTACGGTTGTACGTCGAAGGATTCGCAGAGAACAGAATCATCACATCCAAGTTGAATTGGATTGGATAGCCACGAATCTGCACATCTCGTTCTTCGAGAATGTTGAACAAACCAACCTGCACAAGTTCATCTAGTTCGGGCAGCTCATTCATTGCGAAGATGCCACGGTGAAGCCGAGGAATCAGGCCGAACGACAAAGCTTCCTCGGCGCTCATGCTGACGCCGCCGGTCAGCTTTGCTGGGTCGATCTCGCCAATGATATCAGCAAACTTTGTTCCAGGGCTCAATCGTTCGGCATAGCGTTGATCACGATGCCACCATGCGATCTGGATATCTTCGGGATCGTGCTCGGCAACGAGCCGTTTGCCCAATGCCGAAATCGGGTTGGTTGGGTCTTCGTGAACGGGCAGATCTGGATGCTTGATGTACGGGATCCATTCATCCAAAAACCGCGTCAACATTCGCATGATGCGACTCTTCGCTTGTCCCTTTTCACCCAGGAACAACATGTCGTGTCCTGCCAGCAACGCGAGATTAATCTCGGGAATTACCGTGTCGTCGTAGCCTACGATTCCGGGAAAAAGTTCTGTACCTGCAGCGAGCATTCGCGTGAAGTTATCACGAATCTCGTCTTTGACCGATTTGGATTTCCAACCACTGTCGAGCAAACTTTGCAGCGTGGTCGGTTGGGGAGGTGCCAAAAGAGCATTCATTCGAGCTGACCTGAAAGTGTCCAAGACTGGTAATACGGCGATCGTTTGCGACTGCCGAATTGTAGGTGCTTGAACAGCGACTCGAGACACGAAGTCAAAAGTTTATCGACCACTTTTGCATGCACGAACTGAGCCAACCGAGTCCGATCGGACTATTTAACGGTTGGAAACCGTAAGGTGTGGTGGCAAGAGTTCCTCAATCGCGTCGATTCGGCGGCTAGCTTCGAGACGCTCGAGCCCCTCAGAGGAATCATGCACGCGATTAAGAATATCGATCGCATGCAATCGCACAGAGTCGCGCACACGTCCATCAAGACGCTCGGCAACCTTCTCCCATCGCAACGCAACCGAAAGCCAATCTTTCTGGAGATCTGCTACCGCATCGACCTGCTTGATCAGGGATATTTCTTGGCGAGCAACGCTGGCGATCTTAGGATCGGACGCTTGGTCGAGAAACGATAAACCGTCGCTCCAATTGCGAAGCATCAAACACAAATAACGTCCAAGCAATGGTGCCTCTTCGGTAGAGGTATCGACCATTGATATCATGCCATCGCGTTCCATCACGCGGCGGTACGATTTGGATAATCGTTCGCAAACCTTCAACGTATCCGCATTCTGATTCACGACCGAAGCGAGCGAGAAATCACTGGCAAGGGGAAGCGAACGTTGCATTGCGGCATGAATCTGGGCTGCAGCCTCAAGCGAATCGTTAGCGAAAACTCGCTCGAACAATTGCACACCTTCGCTTAGATACTGATCATGTTCTTCCGGTAGATTCAAAACCGATTGCAACTGCTCATAAGCGTCGGCAAGCGATTGATCCGCGTTACGCGAATCAAGCTCAACGGAAATTGCTTCCCGTGATTCAACAACGACCGACTCGGACCCAATTAAATCGGATTCGGAGCCTTCCATTGGCGTCACAGGTTCTTCAGATTCTTGATCGAACGAATCGAAACCCGCAAACGGATCGGGAAGGTAGTCTCCCTGCATGATCTCGGCGTTGTCAGAGGCCATGGGGATCTCAAGCGAGTTGTTACGATCAAGCGATCCAACATTTGCGACGCTTGCCAGGTCGTTTTCGCCCGGTGCCGCCGACGAAGACTGACTCGAAAGTTGTTTCTCGAGATCAACGATCACATCGGAATTAGATCGATCTGTCGCCAGACCATTTACGGGTACGTTATCCATGGAAGGGCTAGCAATGGCTGCGGCCGCTTCGGTGGGGATTTCAGTCGGACCTGGACTTGCAATGACCGGACCTTTTCCTGCAATGACCGGGGCAACCGCAGGA from Rubripirellula amarantea encodes:
- a CDS encoding magnesium chelatase, giving the protein MNALLAPPQPTTLQSLLDSGWKSKSVKDEIRDNFTRMLAAGTELFPGIVGYDDTVIPEINLALLAGHDMLFLGEKGQAKSRIMRMLTRFLDEWIPYIKHPDLPVHEDPTNPISALGKRLVAEHDPEDIQIAWWHRDQRYAERLSPGTKFADIIGEIDPAKLTGGVSMSAEEALSFGLIPRLHRGIFAMNELPELDELVQVGLFNILEERDVQIRGYPIQFNLDVMILFSANPSTYNRSGKVIPQLKDRIGTIIQTHYPSERDQGIAILQQEVGRELEGEYPVQVPYFMYQLVEEITNQARLSKYVDQASGVSARFSLANFRTLVASARQRGIIHNEKPAVPRISDFGHLYSSSLGKLELDLMGTHQMGEKQVLDATIAQAIQVVFAEYIEEHGLAEIAEIFRSGVRIEVGDMLPSSDYAERLQSVPPAWDKAFEVNSSDNEAVRASCVEFVLAGLYALDKISRSQRHGKIQYEI